A region from the Peromyscus maniculatus bairdii isolate BWxNUB_F1_BW_parent chromosome 5, HU_Pman_BW_mat_3.1, whole genome shotgun sequence genome encodes:
- the Pou4f2 gene encoding POU domain, class 4, transcription factor 2 — MMMMSLNSKQAFSMPHAGSLHVEPKYSALHSASPGSSASAAPSASSPSSSSNAGGGGGGGGGGGGRSSSSSSSGSGGSGGGSEAMRRACLPTPPSNIFGGLDESLLARAEALAAVDIVSQSKSHHHHPPHHSPFKPDATYHTMNTIPCTSAASSSSVPISHPSALAGTHHHHHHHHHHHHQPHQALEGELLEHLSPGLALGAMAGPDGTVVSTPAHAPHMATMNPMHQAALSMAHAHGLPSHMGCMSDVDADPRDLEAFAERFKQRRIKLGVTQADVGSALANLKIPGVGSLSQSTICRFESLTLSHNNMIALKPILQAWLEEAEKSHREKLTKPELFNGAEKKRKRTSIAAPEKRSLEAYFAIQPRPSSEKIAAIAEKLDLKKNVVRVWFCNQRQKQKRMKYSAGI; from the exons atgatgatgatgtcccTAAACAGCAAGCAGGCGTTCAGCATGCCCCACGCGGGCAGCCTGCACGTGGAGCCCAAGTACTCGGCGCTGCACAGCGCCTCCCCGGGCTCCTCTGCGTCCGCTGCGCCCTCGGCGAGTTCCCCTAGCAGCTCCAGCaacgcgggcggcggcggcggcggtggcggaggCGGCGGAGGCCGGAGCAGCAGTtccagcagcagcggcagcggcggcagcggcgggggCTCCGAGGCGATGCGGAGAGCTTGTCTTCCAACCCCACCG AGCAATATATTCGGCGGGCTGGATGAGAGTCTGCTGGCCCGTGCCGAGGCTTTGGCCGCCGTGGACATCGTCTCCCAGAGTaagagccaccaccaccatccgccCCACCACAGTCCCTTCAAGCCGGACGCCACTTACCACACCATGAACACCATCCCGTGCACCTCGGCAGCCTCCTCTTCATCTGTGCCCATCTCGCACCCGTCAGCGCTGGCaggcacccaccaccaccaccatcaccatcaccatcaccaccaccagccgCACCAGGCTCTGGAGGGCGAGCTGCTGGAGCACCTGAGCCCCGGGCTGGCCCTGGGAGCCATGGCGGGCCCGGACGGAACCGTGGTGTCCACTCCTGCTCACGCACCGCACATGGCCACCATGAACCCCATGCACCAAGCAGCTCTGAGCATGGCCCACGCGCACGGGCTGCCCTCGCACATGGGCTGCATGAGCGACGTGGATGCAGACCCGCGGGACCTGGAGGCGTTCGCCGAGCGCTTCAAGCAGCGACGCATCAAGCTGGGAGTGACCCAGGCAGATGTGGGTTCGGCACTGGCCAACCTCAAGATCCCAGGCGTGGGCTCGCTCAGCCAGAGCACCATCTGCAGGTTCGAGTCTCTCACGCTGTCGCACAACAACATGATAGCGCTTAAGCCCATCCTGCAGGCGTGGCTGGAGGAGGCCGAGAAATCCCACCGCGAGAAGCTCACCAAGCCTGAGCTCTTCAACGGTGCGGAGAAGAAGCGCAAGCGCACGTCCATCGCAGCACCGGAGAAGCGCTCCCTGGAAGCGTACTTCGCCATCCAACCGAGGCCCTCCTCCGAGAAGATCGCGGCCATCGCCGAGAAGCTCGATCTCAAGAAAAACGTGGTACGTGTCTGGTTCTGCaaccagaggcagaaacagaagagaatgaAATACTCCGCCGGCATTTAG